One window of the Hyperolius riggenbachi isolate aHypRig1 chromosome 5, aHypRig1.pri, whole genome shotgun sequence genome contains the following:
- the LOC137518049 gene encoding zinc finger protein ZFP2-like — translation MAESVLQGRDDGEFDLDLFFFGTEAPAVQSDIAPIIERGVEPCAASVQATTGATASTCDGGTMRSGQQEMMATQFMPPGIPLINPELSSCFPRDSTWGVCSSGDLQSAPSTNCLEKANQGERSPTDLTSIIAHLRSLATETSNNCSRTDVEKTGPSPSTDIEVAGNSECLSNKLATPATGEDISSPPSDLQEGYANNQFRFVNTETNLKKKSNHKIYICSECGKTCPCQSAYIRHQRIHTGDKPYSCADCSKRFIQISDYNNHVRSHTGEKPYTCTECGKSFSRSTYLVTHSRTHTKEKPYTCNVCGKSFIQHSHLSLHLRIHSGERPYICIECGNSFSRSSTLVKHKKSHRRKTLHMCQRKNGEELAYNFTQNTPPTWGINTDQEEPAIVSSAAKVALVKSETDESAESYQQARDCQAQYREDKKIKPLRITLEKYLVPARDADDPSGSVTPQTKVLWKKKMPHADEENNNASCNGYVETSEGPVEVLKEMDSPKTEDIISLSVQENGVSENCNPKPECSALDPDHLSKTPVDNVESGDSVATDTAVTKHEVTDSPTLNSNTDFSSIFNSSEETAHLGGLQSPHRGSLFICSYCGKSCPCKSAFLRHQRIHTGEKPYSCPECGKCFIQASDYNNHVRSHTGEKPYTCAECGKRFSRSTYLVTHSRTHTKEKPYSCQECGKSFIQHSHLSIHRRIHSGERPYSCLECGKQFNRSSTLVKHQKSHIKKSIADEQAKMTPTSLGPISISRKV, via the exons GGACAGAAGCTCCAGCCGTCCAGTCTGACATTGCGCCAATcatagagagaggagtggagcctTGCGCTGCAAGTGTTCAGGCAACTACTGGAGCAACAGCCAGTACATGTG ATGGCGGCACCATGCGGTCCGGTCAGCAAGAGATGATGGCGACTCAGTTTATGCCACCTGGAATTCCATTGATAAACCCTGAACTGTCCTCGTGCTTTCCTCGGGACTCCACGTGGGGAGTATGCAGCTCCGGGGACCTTCAGTCGGCACCTTCCACCAACTGTCTGGAGAAAGCCAATCAAGGCGAGCGAAGTCCCACTGACCTCACCAGTATTATTGCTCATCTCCGTAGTTTGGCCACAGAAACCTCTAATAACTGTTCAAGAACGGATGTGGAGAAAACAGGACCAAGTCCCAGCACGGACATTGAGGTTGCAGGCAACTCGGAATGCCTTAGCAACAAACTGGCAACTCCAGCCACCGGGGAAGACATCAGTAGTCCTCCATCGGACCTTCAAGAGGGTTATGCGAACAACCAGTTTCGATTTGTCAATACAGAAACGAACCTGAAGAAGAAGTCCAACCATAAGATCTACATCTGCTCAGAATGTGGAAAGACGTGTCCGTGTCAGTCAGCCTACATTCGGCATCAGAGAATTCACACCGGTGATAAGCCGTACTCCTGTGCAGACTGCAGTAAAAGGTTTATTCAGATTTCGGATTATAATAACCACGtgagatcccacactggtgagaagccgtacaCCTGTACGGAGTGTGGCAAGAGTTTCAGCCGTAGCACCTACCTGGTCACGCATTCCAGAACGCACACCAAAGAGAAGCCATACACGTGTAACGTTTGCGGCAAGAGCTTCATCCAGCATTCTCACCTCTCGCTTCATTTGAGAATCCACAGCGGAGAAAGGCCATACATCTGTATCGAGTGCGGCAATAGCTTCAGCCGCAGCTCTACTCTCGTGAAACACAAAAAATCCCACCGCCGGAAGACCCTACACATGTGTCAGAGGAAGAATGGAGAAGAGCTTGCCTATAACTTCACCCAGAACACACCACCTACCTGGGGGATCAACACTGACCAGGAGGAACCAGCCATTGTCTCATCTGCAGCCAAGGTTGCTCTTGTTAAATCAGAGACAGACGAGAGTGCCGAGAGCTATCAGCAAGCGAGGGATTGCCAAGCACAATACAGAGAGGACAAAAAGATAAAACCATTACGAATTACGCTAGAAAAATATTTAGTTCCCGCGAGGGACGCTGATGATCCCTCTGGATCTGTCACACCTCAGACAAAGGTCTTGTGGAAGAAGAAAATGCCACATGCAGATGAAGAAAACAACAATGCTTCTTGTAACGGATATGTGGAAACATCTGAAGGTCCGGTGGAGGTTTTGAAAGAGATGGACAGTCCAAAGACGGAAGACATAATTTCCCTCTCAGTGCAAGAGAATGGAGTAAGTGAAAACTGTAACCCAAAGCCAGAGTGCTCAGCACTTGACCCTGATCATCTCAGTAAGACTCCTGTAGACAATGTTGAGTCTGGTGACTCTGTGGCCACAGACACAGCGGTTACCAAACATGAAGTGACTGATTCCCCCACCTTGAACAGCAATACAGACTTTTCCAGCATTTTCAACAGTTCTGAAGAGACAGCACATCTTGGtggcctccagagtccacacagaGGTTCTCTCTTCATCTGCAGCTACTGTGGAAAAAGTTGTCCATGTAAATCGGCTTTTCTCCGACACCAGAGAATTCATACCGGAGAAAAACCTTATTCTTGTCCCGAATGTGGCAAATGCTTTATCCAGGCCTCGGACTACAACAACCACGTCAGATCTCATACCGGCGAGAAGCCATACACTTGCGCCGAGTGTGGCAAGCGCTTCAGTCGCAGCACTTACTTGGTCACGCATTCCAGGACTCACACCAAAGAGAAACCGTACAGCTGCCAAGAGTGCGGCAAGAGCTTCATCCAACACTCGCACCTCTCTATCCACCGCCGCATTCACAGCGGAGAGAGGCCCTACTCCTGTCTAGAGTGCGGCAAACAGTTCAACAGAAGCTCAACACTTGTCAAGCACCAGAAGTCGCACATTAAGAAGAGCATTGCTGATGAACAAGCCAAAATGACACCAACATCCTTGGGACCTATTTCAATATCTAGGAAAGTCTAA